The Brassica oleracea var. oleracea cultivar TO1000 chromosome C7, BOL, whole genome shotgun sequence sequence GAGCTCAAGAACATAGCCAAAACCTACGGGAAATTTTGGTGCCTTGACAGATCGACCAAGGTAAGTCTATGACTATGTGTTAAGTTCAAAGATGAATATCAGATCTTGACCGGACATTTTGGTGAACCATTTTCATTAGTTAGAAGTATACTAATTAACCGTATGGTTAACAATTAGTTATCTGGTTAACGATTAATCATTTAAAGCGATCAAAGCATTAATAAGAATCAATAAATCTAGAGTGGTGGTTTATGCTCCAATTTGGTCCGGTTTAGTTTGGTTTACACAATCATTGGTTCTTGTGTGTGTTTCCGTAGGTGACAAGTTACCAAAGGGTGCACCCGAACTGATGATGACACCACAGGGAGTATTAAGGCCGGAGCTGGTTAAGTTCAGAGATGACAAGTGTTTCGCACTCAATATAATGACCGTTGAAATGAACCGTAACGAGCAGTTCCCTTGAACAATGTGCTATGAACCGGTTTATATAGAAATCGGGTTATCTTATTATATAAAGTAGAGTTCCCTCTCTCCAGGGCCCTCCACATCAGCAGACACGTCACAAATTCAGCTCACAAAAGCTCGACATGTGTCCCTTCTTGCAACACACTCGAGTTCCCTCTCTCCAGGACCCTCCACATCAGCAGACACGTCACAAATTCGGCTCACAAAAGCTCGACACGTGTCCCTTCTTGCAACACACTGCATTTTATTAATGAGACATTGGACTACTGCATTCCATTGTTTGTTTTGATTACCGAGTTAAACCTGATACCGATAGGTCCATATATTGTTTATGAAAAACACGTTGTTTTAAGGTTTGACCTTTTCTTAACACCAAAAAAGAGTTCTTCTGCGTTGTTCCGTTTCAATTCTTCTTTTTTTCTTTTTATCACTGTTCCGTTTCCTTTTCTAATCAGTTGAAAAACTGAGAGTTACAGATTAATGTGAAGCACGATCTGACATTAAAGGTGCGTTTACTCTCTGTAAGACGGTGTATCTACACCTATATAAAGGTTATCATTCTTCACTTGAATATCTATACATGTCTGTTTCTTTTCGATCAGACCAAGCCCTTTCTACTTTACGGTTATATGGAAGCGATCTCTGCCTCACTTCAAAACCCTAATCTTATCCCCAAGATCTCTCACTCTTCTGGTCCTCTTTCTGCAACTATCGTGGAGATTCCGAAGCCTGCTTCCGTTTCTGTAGAGGAGGTGCCGGCTAAATCTCCAACGAAAAGATCCTCTGTGTCTGATAATGGAGGAGACGAGACTGATTTGCCAACCACCACGAGTGAGATCATTCTTTCAAGATGCTAAGTGAGTTAATAGAAATTGGGATCTGAAACAATTCGAGGCAAAACAGATCGGGATTCGGTGATAGTTCATGGTTAGATCCTCTAAAGCTCGAATCTTTATTTCAGTTCTGCACTCATTTTATGTAAGCTTATTGCTTTGGTTTTGTAATAAGGTATAGGGAGATGAGTGATTGATTGTTTAATGTNNNNNNNNNNNNNNNNNNNNNNNNNNNNNNNNNNNNNNNNNNNNNNNNNNNNNNNNNNNNNNNNNNNNNNNNNNNNNNNNNNNNNNNNNNNNNNNNNNNNNNNNNNNNNNNNNNNNNNNNNNNNNNNNNNNNNNNNNNNNNNNNNNNNNNNNNNNNNNNNNNNNNNNNNNNNNNNNNNNNNNNNNNNNNNNNNNNNNNNNNNNNNNNNNNNNNNNNNNNNNNNNNNNNNNNNNNNNNNNNNNNNNNNNNNNNNNNNNNNNNNNNNNNNNNNNNNNNNNNNNNNNNNNNNNNNNNNNNNNNNNNNNNNNNNNNNNNNNNNNNNNNNNNNNNNNNNNNNNNNNNNNNNNNNNNNNNNNNNNNNNNNNNNNNNNNNNNNNNNNNNNNNNNNNNNNNNNNNNNNNNNNNNNNNNNNNNNNNNNNNNNNNNNNNNNNNNNNNNNNNNNNNNNNNNNNNNNNNNNNNNNNNNNNNNNNNNNNNNNNNNNNNNNNNNNNNNNNNNNNNNNNNNNNNNNNNNNNNNNNNNNNNNNNNNNNNNNNNNNNNNNNNNNNNNNNNNNNNNNNNNNNNNNNNNNNNNNNNNNNNNNNNNNNNNNNNNNNNNNNNNNNNNNNNNNNNNNNNNNNNNNNNNNNNNNNNNNNNNNNNNNNNNNNNNNNNNNNNNNNNNNNNNNNNNNNNNNNNNNNNNNNNNNNNNNNNNNNNNNNNNNNNNNNNNNNNNNNNNNNNNNNNNNNNNNNNNNNNNNNNNNNNNNNNNNNNNNNNNNNNNNNNNNNNNNNNNNNNNNNNNNNNNNNNNNNNNNNNNNNNNNNNNNNNNNNNNNNNNNNNNNNNNNNNNNNNNNNNNNNNNNNNNNNNNNNNNNNNNNNNNNNNNNNNNNNNNNNNNNNNNNNNNNNNNNNNNNNNNNNNNNNNNNNNNNNNNNNNNNNNNNNNNNNNNNNNNNNNNNNNNNNNNNNNNNNNNNNNNNNNNNNNNNNNNNNNNNNNNNNNNNNNNNNNNNNNNNNNNNNNNNNNNNNNNNNNNNNNNNNNNNNNNNNNNNNNNNNNNNNNNNNNNNNNNNNNNNNNNNNNNNNNNNNNNNNNNNNNNNNNNNNNNNNNNNNNNNNNNNNNNNNNNNNNNNNNNNNNNNNNNNNNNNNNNNNNNNNNNNNNNNNNNNNNNNNNNNNNNNNNNNNNNNNNNNNNNNNNNNNNNNNNNNNNNNNNNNNNNNNNNNNNNNNNNNNNNNNNNNNNNNNNNNNNNNNNNNNNNNNNNNNNNNNNNNNNNNNNNNNNNNNNNNNNNNNNNNNNNNNNNNNNNNNNNNNNNNNNNNNNNNNNNNTCCTGACACTGCGTGCTAGGCTATCCGCTCTTGAATTTTGCGTCCTTGGTACATAGATAATCTCTGATCGTGTGAAACCTTCTCTCAGGGTCTTAATATCTTCCAAATAATTTGCAAATGCTGGCCATTCTTCTGGTTCCGAAACCATCTTCACCAACTGAGAACAATCCGTTGCAAACGTAACCTGAAATTGGCGTAAGTTTTTCATGCATTCCATTGCCCAGAGTAGTGCTTCTATCTCCACATGTAGAGGAGATAGACAAGCCCGAACATTCCTTGCTCCCAACGGCCTATCAAAACCTTCTAAAGTACTCAGCCAACCTTGCCCGGAGAAAATCTCATTCTCCTTCCAGGAACCATCCGTAAAACACCATCTCCCCGGAATTGATGGGAGAGTCATAACCTCGACTTGGGATACTATCCTATTTCCGGTCAATACATGTGCATCAGCCCAAAGTATTGACTCTGTTTCTGCCAATTTGAGCGTGTCCCTTGGGTCCATGTCCAGATTACTAAAAACTTTATTGTTCCTTTGTTTCCAAATGTACCAAAGTACCCACACAAATTGATGATCCTCCATCGGTGGGGAGACTCTCCAGAAGAGATGATCCATTAATTTCTTACTTATACCATCATCTCTATAGTGTTATATTATAGAACCCTCAACAAATTATAAGTTCTAAAATTTTCAGATTTATTAGGCAGAAAACAATAAAGTAATAGTTTAAAATTTGTGTACTAACTTATTTTAATATATAATTCTAACATATATACATTCAAAAAAAAAATTAATTAAGAATTCGACATAAAAATGGTGTCCAACGTCTGTGATGAAGGGATGATCATCTCATACAGAACAAGCTTATGGGGGGGGNNNNNNNNNNNNNNNNNNNNNNNNGGGGGCAGAAAATGGCTTCTTATAGGAGTTTGTATTATTTTCAGTTTTGAGCTTTGCGTAGATGCAGATTTGATTTACGCTCGCATAATCTTTGAATCACAATTGTTATAAAAGTTTGTGGTGTGTGATTATTATGATTTAAACCTATGGAATAAGAGAGAAGAGTCTCATCATACCTTACTATTGGCACACATGTGTTTATCTCGATAGGTGCAGGTAGTTCGTAGGGATTTCGAAATATGTTCGCATGTTACTATCTTTTGGCAATATCTATATGGGTCACTTGACCAAACATTTTCTCTTTTTGTTTGAAGGAACTTGAGAAAAGTCAGCGAAGCCTATGCTTCTGAAGCTAATTGATGAAGCGTTGCAAAATACACATGCAAAATACTAGGAGGAGAAAAGTTGACATAAGTGTTTTTCAGAAAAAGAGAGGGGAGAGAACTAGAGAGAGTTTACCTCATGACGTCTCTTACAAATGCTGCGAGGTCCACAAAAGGACTTCATAATAGAAAAAAATTGTCAAGAATTAGTAACTTTCTTGGTAGGTTTTTACCATTGCCTTTTCAGTACATCAATTATTTTTTAAAAATATTACAATTTAAAACTTTTACATCATAAGAGGGGTTTAGGGAACACCAACCTTCTCTATTAATGGGTTCGAATTTGTAGACACATCAGCTTTTAGGAGGTTTTACATTATAAAACTTATTTTTAGATAATGAATAATTTAGTATGTATATATTTTCCTAATACTAAAAACATATATTATACCTACTAAAAAGAGTTAATGCAAATTCTGAGAAAATATGTTGGTAATTTGTAAGTATTATTTTATGATATTCTTGAGTATTCATTTTCTAATTTTCAAGGACCAACTATATTTGTTTGTGGATATTTATCATGTTTGTTCAGTACTTCACCACCATTAATTATCTGGTTTTAATTTGAGAAGATATATAATTACCACAAAATAAAATCAACTACTCTATTTAATCAAGTTAATAATTTTCTTGGTAATTTTGTTTTCTTGGATTAGACATCCATTTCTTAATTACACATGACACATCAGTGTAAATTTTAAAATTTATAATAAAATTCACATTTTTTACATTTGAACTATATATATTAACTATACATCAATGCTTCATAAATTGTCTTCGTAGCTACCAATACTATTTGTGTTTTCTATTTTTTATTAGTTTAGCCTAGATTTTGGTGGTAAAAAAGGAAAACAATTACATATTCATTTTTTCAAATTTTTATTGATGTGAGTTTGAAGAAACTTAAAAAAACATAAACATATTTTTAATCAAATATAATAATTCATAAATTATAACATAACATGTTATTTATAAATATTATACAGCAACAATTAATATCTTATTTTAAGCTACTTGCTTATTTTTGTAAAGAAAAATACAATAAATTGGATTTTCTTCTAATTGTTTAATGATAAAATTTAAGAAGAATTATATTAAAAATATATTAAATTCAAAAAATTAAATATTTTGAACACAGTGAAATAAATATATTTGTTTTCATATAGTAACAAATATATACTTTCTAAAATAAAAAAAAAGTCAAATATGTAGTAAAAATAGTGAAAATTATAATTAAAAATAAACTAAAAATTTCATGTAAATTTTAAATATATTTTTTCATTTGCTTACCCGCCCGTAGGGCGGGTCCGATCCTAGTATATAATAATGTTATGCTTGATTTTATATGAAAAATGGTACATGAGAAGATCACATATTAGTTTGTGGAACTTCTTTTAGTTCTTATTCTCTCTTATGTTCTTTCAAAGGCGTGCTAGGCTTGAGATATCAATAGGGTAAGCGTCTGAAGGTGATTGTGCGGTGTACGATCTCCTTGCGATAACCACGTTTGCGGCTTCGGTCGGGTGAAAAGCATCCCAAAATACGTACGCATTTCGGTTTCCACATGGTCTTTGTCCCGGTAAACATGTGATCTGACCAGCATTTCTTCCGATTCCACAACACCCTGCGTTTGTCGTTGTGAACCCTGGAACAAACAAACATTCCCAACAAAACTGATATCAGGTTCAGTTTCTTTAACATTGAAAAGAAAAACCTCTCTTGTGTGTCATAAGTATATACCAAATCTAGAGGGGTTTGTGATCATGTCCTGGAAAATGCCATAGGCATTGATGTAAGTGAACCGTGCATCGGGATGATTGTTGTTGAGCTGATCAACCATAGATCTTAGCTTGTTGTTGAAGATTTGGTTCGCTGAGTTGATTCGGTCATCGCAAGTCTTACTGTCCCGACTGCGAGAGAGGGCGTTCGGACTACAACCGATAGCGCCAACTCCGATCAATGCAAACTTTCTAGCCCCATAGTTGTATAGTGCCTACACAAACCCCAAAAGGAAACTTGTGAAACAAGGAAGCATCCAGAAGAGCCAAAACGCTTGTATCTAATGACACAAAAGCAGGATAAATTGCGTAGCCATATTAGTAAGATGTACATTAAGCTGAGTGGTGTAGCGACTGATGAGATCATCAGCGAATTGTTCTGGTGTGAATTGTCTGCTTGAAGAGTAGAACGTAGGCATGAAGTAGTTGTTGAGATAGTCGTTGCTTCCTATGCCAACAGAATAAATGCATTTCTTGAGGTAATCAGCTGCTTGAGCCTGGCCTCCTAGTACGCTCACCACCTGCTGTACCGTTGTTTGGTAGTTGCGAACTTGCCCGCTAAAGCTTATTCTTTGTCCCTTCATTTCCAGTAAAACAAAAAAAAAAAAGATTGTTGGAAATGTTCTAATGTTTTAGGAATGAAAAGTGTTGAGAGTATTTTTTATGTTAAGTTACCAATTGTCGACCGGTTTCTTCTCGGATTCCGGCAGCTGCAGATGCGTAGTTAACTCCGGTGAGTATTTGCCGACCACTTACAGTATTGTACGCAGGAATGTAGTCTTTAAATCCAAGTAGCTCAGCTTCATTACATCACGAAGAAATATTAAAACCATGTTAGACTAGAACTATTAAAAATTTAGTCACAGTAGACTATTTAACTAGCAAAACCTCTGGTTACTTAGTGTTATGCAGAGAAGATAGATTCTAAAAGAGGACTCGTACCAATCTCGTCAACGGTGGTTTTTCCGTTGGAAAACCGGCCAGTGGGGCCGCCGAAATCGATGCCGTAAGGAAAGTAATTGGCTCTTGCAAAAGAAACAAGACCGTTGTTGTTTCCATTGTCAACCAAAGAATCACCGAAAATGAAGTAACATGGAACTTGTTGTGCTTTTGCTACACTGGACGCTAAAGCCAACAACACAAACACTACACACCATTTCCTTGAGTAACTCTCCATTTCAAAACCAAAGTGTATTGAGTATAAAAAAGATACTGGAAGTGAAAAGTGTAGTGATGTGAAGAAGTCCAGAGAAGTAGTGTGGATATATATATAGATGTTTGATATTTTGATTCTGGTAGCTTTAACTTTGTAGGGCTACTCACTTTAAGATTGGTGGGTCCAAAAAGTTGTGTTTTTCTTCTCACTCATTACTCAAAATTAAGGACTTATGAAGGGTTTTTAATCTTAATTACTTGGTACTTCAAGAGTGAAGACCAAAGAAAACTGTGTATGTGCCGACAACCCCATCGACACTAATTAATGATCCTCATCCCCATTATTTAAGGAGTTTAAGAGGATGTGATCCTCATCCCCATTATTTAAGGAGTTTAAGAGGATGTGAAAAACTTCTCGGAGCATTTCCAATACAAAACTCTATTTTTTACCTCTAAAATATGGAGTAAATTTCATCATGGAGTGAGATATGAAATTGGGTTGGAGCATTTGTTACTTCATATTCACTTTTACTCTATCTTAGAGAAAAAAAAAGGAGTAGAGATGGTATGAAATGTGAGAAACTATGGAGAAACAAAAACCTAATTTTTTTTTCCTATAATATCGAAATCAAGCATTTTATTATACCAATAAAGCTGCTTTCCTTCCTCTAATAATACTATCTATTTGCCATTATACTGATATCGGTATTTGTTTAAATTCATCGTTTTAAATCTTTCAGAAATTTGTCACCTAAAACATTATTAATCAGGATAAAATTTGAAGATGAAAATACACGGATGGATGGAATACATTTTTTTTGTCACTAAAATACTTCATTAAAATAAAAGTGGAGAATACATAAATCGTCAAAATACAAGAAACTCTTAGAAACAAAATATCAAACATAAAAAAATTATATTAATATATAAATTAAACGAAAACTTAACACGGGTAGGACCATCCAATTTAGAACTGATAAAAGTTCTCATAAACTTTTAATAAAAGATATTTTGCAGCATAATTCGAGAGGACAAAAAAGTCGTAGGTTTGACAAAGCCACTTGGGCTTCCGAAGTAGAGTTGTTCCCGCGTACAAAAGTCCAAAAGCTGTCATAATTTGATATCAA is a genomic window containing:
- the LOC106303731 gene encoding GDSL esterase/lipase At1g29670-like; protein product: MESYSRKWCVVFVLLALASSVAKAQQVPCYFIFGDSLVDNGNNNGLVSFARANYFPYGIDFGGPTGRFSNGKTTVDEIAELLGFKDYIPAYNTVSGRQILTGVNYASAAAGIREETGRQLGQRISFSGQVRNYQTTVQQVVSVLGGQAQAADYLKKCIYSVGIGSNDYLNNYFMPTFYSSSRQFTPEQFADDLISRYTTQLNALYNYGARKFALIGVGAIGCSPNALSRSRDSKTCDDRINSANQIFNNKLRSMVDQLNNNHPDARFTYINAYGIFQDMITNPSRFGFTTTNAGCCGIGRNAGQITCLPGQRPCGNRNAYVFWDAFHPTEAANVVIARRSYTAQSPSDAYPIDISSLARL